In one Stomoxys calcitrans unplaced genomic scaffold, idStoCalc2.1 SCAFFOLD_267, whole genome shotgun sequence genomic region, the following are encoded:
- the LOC106087541 gene encoding achaete-scute complex protein T3: MASVCMTQSNFQQPQHHFQIINGNMMMLPQQANGHHHMQYVNKLQPIAPAQPKVLGTSNLQNIQQNSAVGPMMEKKRFTYNAMPYGEQLPSVARRNARERNRVKQVNNGFSNLRQHIPQSVINALSSGGRGASKKLSKVDTLRIAVEYIRGLQDLLDSSEGGSVNSSKVPTSSFNYDDSSNDGSNYGYSSMDSPVDNHTYQMTHSPTSSYSDSDVSINAANSFVTPLKLEEPDHDFKFESFEQGDDEELLDYISSWQDQ; this comes from the coding sequence ATGGCCAGCGTTTGCATGACCCAAAGCAACTTTCAACAACCTCAACATCATTTCCAAATCATCAACGGCAACATGATGATGTTGCCTCAACAGGCCAATGGCCATCACCACATGCAATATGTGAATAAATTGCAGCCCATTGCTCCTGCACAACCCAAAGTCTTGGGAACCAGCAATTTGCAGAACATACAACAGAACTCTGCTGTGGGCCCCATGATGGAAAAGAAGCGTTTCACCTACAACGCCATGCCCTATGGTGAGCAATTGCCCTCGGTGGCTCGTCGCAATGCACGTGAGCGTAATCGTGTCAAGCAAGTCAACAATGGTTTCTCCAATCTGCGCCAACACATCCCCCAATCGGTGATCAATGCCTTGTCCTCGGGCGGCCGTGGGGCCAGCAAGAAACTCTCCAAAGTCGATACTCTACGCATTGCTGTTGAATACATTCGTGGTTTGCAAGATCTCTTGGATTCATCAGAGGGTGGCTCGGTCAACAGCAGCAAAGTGCCCACCAGCTCCTTTAACTACGACGACTCCAGCAATGATGGCAGCAACTATGGTTACTCCTCCATGGATAGTCCTGTGGACAATCATACCTACCAAATGACGCACTCTCCCACCTCCTCTTATTCGGATTCTGATGTGTCCATCAATGCCGCCAACAGTTTTGTGACCCCCTTGAAATTGGAAGAACCCGATCATGACTTCAAATTCGAATCCTTCGAGCAGGGCGATGATGAAGAGCTATTGGACTATATTTCCTCATGGCAAGATCAATAA